The genomic interval TCAGTTCCACATCTGTGGTGAGAGTACACAGGGGGTTTGTCTTTCACCTCAGGTCGTGGTTCAGTTGCAGGAGACCTTCTTCTGGAGCTTGCTCTCCTCCACGGTTCAGGGTTCCTTTCCCGGTTCAGTGGCCTGAAGACTTTACGGGGCCCCTCGAAGGCCCAGCTGCTCCAGAAATCTATGGGATTCTGCCGGGTATGGCATTGAGATCTGGGCTCCTTCCTTCATTGCTGATAGGGGAAATAGAAATCCCCAtctatatttaatattttcttcTCAGAGTGGCCGTGACTTCTTTAAGGTTTCTGCGTCTCTGTAGTGTAGTTGGAGATAGATCTTGGTATATTTGTATCATAGCCCCATCAAAGTAAAAATGTCTCTGGGAGCATCCGGATCCAGATTCTTAGGTCACAGGGCTCTGTGTGCTCTGTCCATTTCGAAGTGAGGGAGCAATAGGTCAGGGCAGAGCATACCGAACAGACGGGGAAGATATCATCTCAGCACTTGGACCCCAAAAACGCAGAGATTCTTGCGTGGCACTCGATTATCTTGTTCTTCTTCGGACATTTCATCTATCTTAGTCTTACCACCTCATGGGCGAGCTCCTCTTGAGCTGTGGATACATCAACCATCTTGCTCTCCAAATCATTTGTCCACTCTTCCAGTTGCCCAAGCTCTCCTCTGAGGTCTTTCATCGCCTGCTGTATTTCAGAGTGAAATGCTGCTTTCAGGTCGGTAAATAGTTTAATGTATAGATGCTTTACGTCTTGTTTAGTGCTTGTCTATATGTTTGCCTCACCTTCCCTTTTATCTGTGCTGTggagagccgccatcttggatcgaACAGAGGGAATCTTCTCTTTTTTGGGGTTTGCGTGGACTGTCCCCAGCGAGTGGCTTTTGGGGTTTGCGAGACATTGGGTTTATTGTGGGTGTTTCCACTGTATTCTCCGGGTGCTGGTTCCGATCTGAGTGGTTTTATATGCTGCACTGCTCTTAAATGTTCCTCTCGGCCACAGAGCTGCGCTAGGAGGCAGCTATCTTGCCGCCCTCTGCGATAGCGCCCATGTTAACTTCCAATCAGTGCAGGATTTTCCAAACTGCAATTCATGGGAAGATTGGTAGGTCTTTCGTTTTCCGTGACTCCACCCGATTTCAAAAGGTGTTTTTTCCCCCCCAGGGAATAGGGTGGGTATTGCTTTCAGGTCATCATTCCTTTTTTGTGTATAAGAACAAAGGGGAATGTATGAGGACGGTGCAATTTGCTCTATACCAAGTAGCAGAAATTTCCATTTGCGTCAATTAGCGCCAGCGACAAATGTATGatcattttaattaatgttttAATACTTGATACTTTGGCGCAAAGTAACATAATTTACACCTGTTTTGGTGCAAGGCCCGAATTTGCACAAATTAATAAATATGGTAGCAAATCTAAGTCACTGCAAACATATCCAAAGTTGATACATAGACAGTGGCAATACTTCAACTACTTTGAACCTGTTGATGCGTCTTTGTTAGTATGCCAGGGCTCTCGTGTTGTGTTGGCATCACAAGATGGGTTAAAGTAAACAAAAGCTTTAATTTGCTTGCAATTAAACTTTAATTTCTATTCACAAATACAGCCCTGAATGAAGTGATCTTGAAAAGTCACACTGAAAGCAAACTAACAGGAGTGTTGACACAGCTCCCTCAAGGGCATAACTAGAAATATTTCCTGAGCGATGCTGCCTCGGTTTCCATCTCTTCTTCAGATCGCCATCTcccggggatgtcctgtccttctTTGTCATGGTCTTGTAGTTCATCGTACACCTTGTCGTTCCTCTCAAAGTCTCCTGTTCTCCTGGGCAGGATATGCACATGGACATGTTGGACAGTCTGTCCAGCTTCTGGCCCGTCCTGGACAGAGATGGTAAGAGAGGTGCCACCAAAATGTTTTTCCACCACACTGGCCACCTTCTGGACCGTGTTGAAGAGGTCACTTACTTCCTCAGGTCTCAGCTCTCGGAAGCGCTCTGCAGGTCGCAGTGGGCAAACTAACACGTGGCCTGGTACTACCGGCTTTCTGTTCACTAGAGCGAAGGAAAGTTCAGACTTTAGGAAAACGACTGTCGGCTTGATAAGATGTTGACCGAATCTCAAAGACATGGCAGAAGGCAGTGCCAAGACACCTCTACCTGCTCCAAGACTTGGGCAAAATGATCCACTGACAGTCACTCCAAACACCActattaat from Ascaphus truei isolate aAscTru1 chromosome 17, aAscTru1.hap1, whole genome shotgun sequence carries:
- the FHIT gene encoding bis(5'-adenosyl)-triphosphatase, with product MSLRFGQHLIKPTVVFLKSELSFALVNRKPVVPGHVLVCPLRPAERFRELRPEEVSDLFNTVQKVASVVEKHFGGTSLTISVQDGPEAGQTVQHVHVHILPRRTGDFERNDKVYDELQDHDKEGQDIPGRWRSEEEMETEAASLRKYF